One part of the Flavobacterium johnsoniae UW101 genome encodes these proteins:
- a CDS encoding MBL fold metallo-hydrolase, giving the protein MTHFSRLLLCFILVSFNSFSQKEHKASFQVVPLGIKGGIDEKNLSAYLLAPSNSKDFICLDAGTINAGIEKAIDNKVFKVSTSEVLKKYIKGYLISHAHLDHVSGLIINSPADSSKTVYATEKCMEMMENHYFNDQTWANFGDKGPGFPLKKYHFQTLNLSEETPLSNTTMSVKAFPLSHVNPFESTAFLIKNDNDYALYLGDTGPDSVEKSDKLKTLWTAVAPLVQSRQLKGIFIEVSFPNEQPDKFLFGHLTPNHLMTELHVLEELAGKGSLNNFKIIITHLKPPAKSIAKIKEQLKNQNNLGLKIIYPEQGKKIEL; this is encoded by the coding sequence ATGACCCATTTCAGCCGTCTTTTGCTTTGTTTTATATTGGTTTCGTTTAATTCTTTTTCTCAAAAAGAACATAAAGCATCTTTTCAGGTTGTGCCTCTTGGGATAAAAGGAGGAATCGACGAAAAAAATCTTTCGGCTTATTTATTAGCGCCTTCTAACTCAAAAGATTTTATTTGTTTGGATGCGGGAACCATAAATGCCGGAATTGAGAAAGCAATTGACAACAAAGTCTTTAAAGTTTCGACGAGCGAGGTTTTAAAAAAATACATAAAAGGGTATTTGATTTCGCATGCGCATTTGGATCACGTTTCGGGTTTAATCATCAATTCTCCAGCTGATTCTTCTAAAACGGTTTATGCGACTGAAAAATGTATGGAAATGATGGAAAACCATTATTTTAATGATCAGACTTGGGCTAATTTTGGAGATAAAGGACCAGGCTTTCCGTTGAAAAAATATCATTTTCAAACTTTAAATTTAAGTGAAGAAACACCGCTTTCAAATACAACAATGTCGGTTAAGGCTTTTCCTCTAAGCCATGTGAATCCGTTTGAGAGTACCGCTTTTTTAATCAAAAATGATAATGACTATGCTTTATATCTAGGTGATACTGGACCTGATTCTGTTGAAAAAAGTGATAAGTTAAAAACTTTATGGACTGCTGTTGCGCCTTTGGTTCAAAGCAGACAATTGAAAGGGATTTTTATTGAGGTTTCGTTTCCTAATGAACAGCCTGATAAATTTTTATTCGGACATTTAACTCCAAATCACTTAATGACTGAGCTTCATGTTTTAGAAGAATTAGCGGGAAAAGGTTCTCTAAATAATTTTAAAATTATTATAACCCATTTAAAACCTCCTGCAAAAAGTATTGCCAAAATTAAAGAACAGTTAAAAAATCAAAATAATTTAGGATTGAAGATCATTTATCCTGAACAGGGGAAAAAAATTGAGTTGTAG
- the amaB gene encoding L-piperidine-6-carboxylate dehydrogenase codes for MTTIASQFGMNEALEQLGIKLVNEGTSTGTENFSSGEILDSFSPVDGKLIASVKTSTLEDYEKVMRAATEAFKTFRLIPAPQRGEIVRQFGEKLRQNKEALGKLVSYEMGKSLQEGYGEVQEMIDICDFAVGLSRQLHGLTMHSERPGHRMYEQYHSLGVVGIISAFNFPVAVWSWNTALAWISGDVCVWKPSEKTPLCGIACQNIIAQVIKENNLPEGISCLINGDYQIGELLTKDTRIPLISATGSTRMGKIVAQTVAGRLGKSLLELGGNNAIIVTPDADIKMTVIGAVFGAVGTAGQRCTSTRRLIIHESIYDKVKEALVAAYKQLRIGNPLDENNHVGPLIDTHAVEQYAVALNRVVAEGGKVLVEGGVLSGEGYESGCYVKPAIAEAENSFAIVQHETFAPVLYLIKYSGDVDNAIELQNGVAQGLSSAIMTNNLREAERFLSVTGSDCGIANVNIGTSGAEIGGAFGGEKETGGGRESGSDAWKIYMRRQTNTINYTTNLPLAQGIKFDL; via the coding sequence ATGACAACAATAGCATCACAATTTGGCATGAATGAAGCTTTGGAACAACTGGGAATTAAACTGGTTAATGAAGGAACTTCAACAGGAACAGAGAACTTTTCATCGGGCGAAATTCTAGACAGTTTTTCACCTGTAGACGGAAAATTAATCGCATCGGTAAAAACATCTACACTTGAAGATTACGAAAAAGTAATGCGTGCAGCGACAGAAGCTTTTAAAACCTTTAGATTGATTCCTGCGCCTCAGCGTGGTGAAATTGTACGTCAGTTTGGAGAAAAATTACGTCAAAACAAAGAAGCTTTGGGTAAACTGGTTTCTTACGAAATGGGGAAATCATTACAGGAAGGTTACGGCGAAGTTCAGGAAATGATTGATATCTGCGATTTTGCTGTTGGATTATCACGTCAGTTACACGGATTAACGATGCATTCAGAAAGACCAGGACACAGAATGTATGAGCAATATCATTCATTAGGAGTTGTTGGGATTATTTCTGCTTTTAATTTTCCAGTTGCTGTTTGGTCTTGGAACACGGCTTTGGCCTGGATTTCTGGAGATGTATGTGTTTGGAAACCTTCTGAAAAAACACCTCTTTGCGGGATTGCCTGCCAAAATATAATCGCTCAGGTTATTAAAGAAAACAATCTTCCGGAAGGAATTTCATGTTTGATAAACGGAGATTACCAAATAGGAGAGTTGTTGACAAAAGATACCCGTATTCCGTTAATTTCTGCAACAGGATCTACTCGTATGGGGAAAATCGTGGCGCAGACAGTGGCAGGAAGATTAGGAAAATCATTATTAGAGCTGGGAGGAAACAACGCCATTATTGTAACACCGGACGCTGATATTAAAATGACCGTTATTGGAGCTGTTTTTGGAGCAGTAGGAACAGCAGGACAGCGTTGTACTTCAACTCGAAGATTAATCATTCACGAAAGTATTTACGATAAAGTAAAAGAAGCGCTTGTTGCCGCTTACAAACAATTACGAATTGGGAATCCGCTAGACGAAAACAATCACGTTGGACCGCTTATCGATACGCATGCGGTTGAACAATATGCGGTTGCTTTGAACAGAGTAGTAGCAGAAGGCGGAAAAGTTCTGGTTGAAGGAGGCGTGCTTTCTGGCGAAGGTTATGAAAGCGGCTGTTATGTAAAACCTGCTATTGCCGAAGCCGAAAATTCTTTTGCTATTGTACAGCATGAAACTTTTGCTCCGGTTTTATATTTAATTAAATATTCTGGAGATGTTGATAATGCTATCGAACTTCAAAATGGAGTAGCACAGGGGTTATCTTCTGCAATTATGACAAATAATTTACGTGAAGCTGAAAGATTTTTGTCTGTAACAGGTTCTGACTGCGGAATTGCAAACGTAAATATCGGAACTTCGGGAGCAGAAATTGGAGGTGCTTTTGGTGGTGAAAAAGAAACCGGAGGCGGACGTGAATCTGGCTCTGATGCTTGGAAAATCTATATGAGACGTCAGACTAATACAATCAATTATACAACAAATCTTCCTTTGGCACAAGGGATTAAATTTGATTTGTAA